Proteins from a single region of Oryza brachyantha chromosome 6, ObraRS2, whole genome shotgun sequence:
- the LOC102712732 gene encoding probable pre-mRNA-splicing factor ATP-dependent RNA helicase DEAH5 isoform X2 produces the protein MAAASSTAGRAVSDGLRRLTQLSLVSKVCSELETHLGVGDRVLAEFIVDLGRASPSVADFDASLRAHGAELPDYLARTLHTVIHAIPPNAADGPAPRNPTSRGSDARSCEEAKEVAKAGEPGLYQVCRGRVTGVADAGCFVRLDDARGREGLVHVSEMPGRRIAVKRGQEVFVKIVTVQGHKLGLSMRDVDQDTGRDLLPLQCAREDDAPRPTANPSARRAATTGNRIGVSGIVIAQDNQSDTASRRPIKRMSSPERWEMKQLIASGVLDAKDYPVFDDEDGEGMNYQEEGVEEELEIELNEDEPAFLRGQDRSSIDMSPVRISKNPDGSLSQAAALQSALVKERRDIRSQEQRAMVDSIPKDLNRPWEDPVPEVGGRYLAQELRGVGLSAESMPEWKKESYGKNVRFGQMSRLSIQEQRQSLPIYRLKNELIKAVGDNQVLVVIGETGSGKTTQVTQYLAEAGYTTRGKIACTQPRRVAAESVAKRVSEEFGCRLGEEVGYSIRFDDHTGPDTVIKYMTDGMLLREILLDSDLSSYSVVMLDEAHERTIFTDILFGLLKKLIRRRTDLKLIVTSATLDAEKFSGYFFDCNIFTIPGRTYPVEILYAKQPESDYMDAALLTVLQIHLTEPEGDILLFLTGQEEIDHACQCLYGRMKALGKDVPELLIYAVYSAQPTEMQSRIFEPTPPGKRKVVVATNIAEASITIDGIYYVVDPGFAKLNVYNPKQGLDSLIITPISQASAKQRAGRAGRTGPGKCYRLYTESAYRNEMPPTTTPEIQRINLGWMVLNMKAMGINDLMSFDFMDPPAPQALITAMQQLYNLGALDEEGLLTTVGRRMAEFPQEPPLSKMLLASVDLRCSDEILTIIAMIQTGNIFYRPKEKQAQADRKKGNFFQPEGDHITLLTVYEAWKAKQFSGPWCYENFVQLTSLRRAQDVRKQLLEIMDKYKLDVVSAGNDLTKVRKAITAGFFFQAARKDPQGGYRTIADHQQVYIHPASALFQQQPEWVIYHEIVMTTKEYMRELTAIDPRWLVELAPSFYRSVDPTNISKRKRQERIEPLYDRYHEPNSWRLSKRRG, from the exons atggcggcggcgtcgagcacGGCCGGCCGCGCGGTCAGCGACGGGCTCCGGCGGCTGACGCAGCTCTCGCTCGTCTCGAAGGTCTGCTCGGAGCTCGAGACGCATCTTGGCGTCGGCGACCGCGTCCTCGCCGAGTTCATCGTCGACCTGGGCCGCGCGTCCCCTTCCGTCGCCGACTTCGACGCCAGCCTCAGGGCCCACGGGGCCGAGCTGCCGGACTACCTGGCGCGCACCCTCCACACCGTCATCCACGCCATCCCTCCCAACGCCGCCGACGGCCCCGCCCCACGGAACCCTACCTCTCGCGGTTCCGATGCCCGGAGCTGCGAGGAAGCCAAGGAGGTGGCGAAAGCTGGGGAACCTGGGCTGTACCAGGTGTGCCGCGGGAGGGTCACCGGGGTGGCGGACGCCGGGTGCTTCGTCCGCCTCGACGACGCGCGCGGCCGCGAGGGGCTCGTCCATGTCTCCGAGATGCCCGGTCGCCGCATCGCCGTCAAGCGCGGGCAGGAGGTGTTCGTCAAGATCGTGACCGTACAGGGCCACAAGCTGGGATTGTCGATGCGGGACGTCGACCAGGACACCGGGAGGGACCTCCTGCCGTTGCAGTGTGCTAGGGAGGATGATGCGCCGAGGCCGACGGCGAATCCGTCCGCTCGTCGAGCCGCCACCACTGGGAATAGGATAGGGGTGTCAGGAATTGTGATAGCCCAGGACAACCAGAGTGACACAGCTTCGCGGCGGCCAATCAAGCGGATGAGCTCACCGGAGAGGTGGGAAATGAAGCAGCTGATTGCTTCAGGGGTGCTGGATGCGAAGGACTACCCAGTGTTCGATGATGAGGATGGTGAGGGGATGAATTACCAGGAGGAAGGTGTGGAGGAGGAGCTTGAGATTGAGCTTAATGAAGATGAGCCAGCATTCTTACGGGGACAGGATCGTTCCTCAATTGATATGTCTCCAGTGAGGATTTCCAAGAACCCTGATGGATCGCTGAGCCAAGCAGCGGCACTGCAGAGCGCGCTTGTCAAGGAGCGGCGGGATATCAGGAGCCAGGAGCAACGAGCAATGGTTGATTCCATCCCAAAGGATCTGAATCGGCCATGGGAGGATCCTGTGCCTGAGGTGGGTGGGCGGTATCTTGCACAAGAGCTGCGGGGTGTTGGATTATCAGCGGAAAGCATGCCAGAGTGGAAGAAAGAGTCTTATGGGAAAAATGTAAGGTTTGGTCAGATGTCAAGGCTTTCAATCCAGGAGCAGAGGCAGAGTCTTCCAATATACAGGCTGAAGAATGAGCTTATCAAAGCTGTTGGTGACAACCAAGTTCTGGTCGTTATTGGTGAGACTGGTTCAGGGAAAACAACCCAGGTTACTCAGTACCTTGCTGAAGCAGGCTATACTACGAGGGGGAAAATTGCATGTACTCAGCCTCGCAGGGTCGCTGCAGAATCAGTTGCAAAGCGAGTATCAGAAGAGTTTGGTTGCCGATTGGGAGAGGAAGTTGGTTACTCCATACGCTTTGATGATCACACTGGACCAGATACTGTCATTAAGTACATGACAGATGGCATGCTCCTTCGTGAAATTTTGCTGGACAGTGACCTCTCTTCTTACTCAGTGGTCATGCTTGATGAGGCACATGAGAGGACTATCTTCACAGACATTCTATTTGGCTTACTCAAGAAACTAATTAGGCGTAGAACTGATCTCAAGTTAATAGTTACTTCTGCCACTCTTGATGCAGAAAAGTTCTCCGGTTATTTCTTTGAttgtaatatttttaccaTTCCTGGGAGAACATATCCTGTGGAGATACTCTATGCAAAACAACCAGAGAGTGATTACATGGATGCAGCGCTGCTCACAGTATTACAGATCCATCTGACTGAACCTGAAGGTGATATCCTCTTGTTCTTAACAGGCCAGGAAGAGATTGATCATGCCTGTCAGTGTCTCTATGGGAGGATGAAGGCTTTGGGTAAGGATGTACCAGAATTGTTGATATATGCAGTGTACAGTGCTCAGCCAACTGAAATGCAGTCAAGGATCTTTGAACCTACTCCTCCTGGGAAGAGGAAAGTGGTTGTGGCCACTAACATAGCAGAAGCATCTATTACAATAGATGGGATATATTATGTAGTTGACCCAGGATTTGCAAAACTCAATGTGTATAACCCAAAACAAGGGCTGGATTCACTGATCATCACACCAATATCTCAAGCATCTGCTAAACAGAGGGCAGGGCGTGCTGGACGCACAGGCCCAGGAAAGTGTTATCGTCTATATACTGAGAGTGCCTATCGCAATGAAATGCCCCCGACAACTACTCCAGAAATTCAGAGGATCAACTTGGGATGGATGGTCCTCAATATGAAGGCAATGGGAATAAACGATCTAATGTCATTTGACTTCATGGACCCCCCAGCACCTCAAGCACTCATAACTGCCATGCAACAACTGTACAACCTTGGTGCCTTAGACGAGGAGGGTCTCCTTACTACAGTAGGGAGAAGGATGGCTGAGTTTCCACAAGAACCACCACTTTCAAAGATGCTCCTTGCTAGTGTGGACCTCAGATGCAGTGATGAAATACTGACCATCATTGCAATGATTCAAACTGGGAACATATTCTATCGGCCAAAGGAAAAACAAGCTCAAGCAGATCGGAAAAAGGGCAACTTTTTCCAGCCAGAAGGGGATCATATCACGCTGCTCACTGTGTATGAAGCATGGAAAGCAAAGCAATTTTCAGGTCCATGGTGCTATGAGAATTTTGTTCAGTTAACATCCCTAAGGAGAGCACAGGATGTGAGGAAACAGCTCCTTGAGATCATGGACAAGTACAAACTTGACGTTGTCTCTGCCGGGAACGATCTGACCAAGGTGAGGAAAGCCATCACTGCTGGTTTCTTCTTCCAGGCTGCCAGGAAGGATCCACAGGGAGGATACAGGACCATTGCTGATCATCAGCAGGTTTATATCCACCCAGCCAGTGCACTCTTCCAGCAGCAGCCTGAGTGGGTTATCTATCATGAAATCGTCATGACCACGAAAGAGTACATGAGGGAGTTGACAGCCATTGACCCAAGATGGCTTGTTGAACTGGCACCGAGCTTCTACAGATCTGTAGACCCAACGAACATCAGTAAGCGGAAGCGCCAAGAAAGGATTGAGCCTCTGTATGATAGATACCACGAGCCAAACTCATGGCGCCTCAGCAAGCGCCGcgg TTAA
- the LOC102712732 gene encoding probable pre-mRNA-splicing factor ATP-dependent RNA helicase DEAH5 isoform X1 produces MAAASSTAGRAVSDGLRRLTQLSLVSKVCSELETHLGVGDRVLAEFIVDLGRASPSVADFDASLRAHGAELPDYLARTLHTVIHAIPPNAADGPAPRNPTSRGSDARSCEEAKEVAKAGEPGLYQVCRGRVTGVADAGCFVRLDDARGREGLVHVSEMPGRRIAVKRGQEVFVKIVTVQGHKLGLSMRDVDQDTGRDLLPLQCAREDDAPRPTANPSARRAATTGNRIGVSGIVIAQDNQSDTASRRPIKRMSSPERWEMKQLIASGVLDAKDYPVFDDEDGEGMNYQEEGVEEELEIELNEDEPAFLRGQDRSSIDMSPVRISKNPDGSLSQAAALQSALVKERRDIRSQEQRAMVDSIPKDLNRPWEDPVPEVGGRYLAQELRGVGLSAESMPEWKKESYGKNVRFGQMSRLSIQEQRQSLPIYRLKNELIKAVGDNQVLVVIGETGSGKTTQVTQYLAEAGYTTRGKIACTQPRRVAAESVAKRVSEEFGCRLGEEVGYSIRFDDHTGPDTVIKYMTDGMLLREILLDSDLSSYSVVMLDEAHERTIFTDILFGLLKKLIRRRTDLKLIVTSATLDAEKFSGYFFDCNIFTIPGRTYPVEILYAKQPESDYMDAALLTVLQIHLTEPEGDILLFLTGQEEIDHACQCLYGRMKALGKDVPELLIYAVYSAQPTEMQSRIFEPTPPGKRKVVVATNIAEASITIDGIYYVVDPGFAKLNVYNPKQGLDSLIITPISQASAKQRAGRAGRTGPGKCYRLYTESAYRNEMPPTTTPEIQRINLGWMVLNMKAMGINDLMSFDFMDPPAPQALITAMQQLYNLGALDEEGLLTTVGRRMAEFPQEPPLSKMLLASVDLRCSDEILTIIAMIQTGNIFYRPKEKQAQADRKKGNFFQPEGDHITLLTVYEAWKAKQFSGPWCYENFVQLTSLRRAQDVRKQLLEIMDKYKLDVVSAGNDLTKVRKAITAGFFFQAARKDPQGGYRTIADHQQVYIHPASALFQQQPEWVIYHEIVMTTKEYMRELTAIDPRWLVELAPSFYRSVDPTNISKRKRQERIEPLYDRYHEPNSWRLSKRRGSQFQPENPRGEDLPPLTLSMD; encoded by the exons atggcggcggcgtcgagcacGGCCGGCCGCGCGGTCAGCGACGGGCTCCGGCGGCTGACGCAGCTCTCGCTCGTCTCGAAGGTCTGCTCGGAGCTCGAGACGCATCTTGGCGTCGGCGACCGCGTCCTCGCCGAGTTCATCGTCGACCTGGGCCGCGCGTCCCCTTCCGTCGCCGACTTCGACGCCAGCCTCAGGGCCCACGGGGCCGAGCTGCCGGACTACCTGGCGCGCACCCTCCACACCGTCATCCACGCCATCCCTCCCAACGCCGCCGACGGCCCCGCCCCACGGAACCCTACCTCTCGCGGTTCCGATGCCCGGAGCTGCGAGGAAGCCAAGGAGGTGGCGAAAGCTGGGGAACCTGGGCTGTACCAGGTGTGCCGCGGGAGGGTCACCGGGGTGGCGGACGCCGGGTGCTTCGTCCGCCTCGACGACGCGCGCGGCCGCGAGGGGCTCGTCCATGTCTCCGAGATGCCCGGTCGCCGCATCGCCGTCAAGCGCGGGCAGGAGGTGTTCGTCAAGATCGTGACCGTACAGGGCCACAAGCTGGGATTGTCGATGCGGGACGTCGACCAGGACACCGGGAGGGACCTCCTGCCGTTGCAGTGTGCTAGGGAGGATGATGCGCCGAGGCCGACGGCGAATCCGTCCGCTCGTCGAGCCGCCACCACTGGGAATAGGATAGGGGTGTCAGGAATTGTGATAGCCCAGGACAACCAGAGTGACACAGCTTCGCGGCGGCCAATCAAGCGGATGAGCTCACCGGAGAGGTGGGAAATGAAGCAGCTGATTGCTTCAGGGGTGCTGGATGCGAAGGACTACCCAGTGTTCGATGATGAGGATGGTGAGGGGATGAATTACCAGGAGGAAGGTGTGGAGGAGGAGCTTGAGATTGAGCTTAATGAAGATGAGCCAGCATTCTTACGGGGACAGGATCGTTCCTCAATTGATATGTCTCCAGTGAGGATTTCCAAGAACCCTGATGGATCGCTGAGCCAAGCAGCGGCACTGCAGAGCGCGCTTGTCAAGGAGCGGCGGGATATCAGGAGCCAGGAGCAACGAGCAATGGTTGATTCCATCCCAAAGGATCTGAATCGGCCATGGGAGGATCCTGTGCCTGAGGTGGGTGGGCGGTATCTTGCACAAGAGCTGCGGGGTGTTGGATTATCAGCGGAAAGCATGCCAGAGTGGAAGAAAGAGTCTTATGGGAAAAATGTAAGGTTTGGTCAGATGTCAAGGCTTTCAATCCAGGAGCAGAGGCAGAGTCTTCCAATATACAGGCTGAAGAATGAGCTTATCAAAGCTGTTGGTGACAACCAAGTTCTGGTCGTTATTGGTGAGACTGGTTCAGGGAAAACAACCCAGGTTACTCAGTACCTTGCTGAAGCAGGCTATACTACGAGGGGGAAAATTGCATGTACTCAGCCTCGCAGGGTCGCTGCAGAATCAGTTGCAAAGCGAGTATCAGAAGAGTTTGGTTGCCGATTGGGAGAGGAAGTTGGTTACTCCATACGCTTTGATGATCACACTGGACCAGATACTGTCATTAAGTACATGACAGATGGCATGCTCCTTCGTGAAATTTTGCTGGACAGTGACCTCTCTTCTTACTCAGTGGTCATGCTTGATGAGGCACATGAGAGGACTATCTTCACAGACATTCTATTTGGCTTACTCAAGAAACTAATTAGGCGTAGAACTGATCTCAAGTTAATAGTTACTTCTGCCACTCTTGATGCAGAAAAGTTCTCCGGTTATTTCTTTGAttgtaatatttttaccaTTCCTGGGAGAACATATCCTGTGGAGATACTCTATGCAAAACAACCAGAGAGTGATTACATGGATGCAGCGCTGCTCACAGTATTACAGATCCATCTGACTGAACCTGAAGGTGATATCCTCTTGTTCTTAACAGGCCAGGAAGAGATTGATCATGCCTGTCAGTGTCTCTATGGGAGGATGAAGGCTTTGGGTAAGGATGTACCAGAATTGTTGATATATGCAGTGTACAGTGCTCAGCCAACTGAAATGCAGTCAAGGATCTTTGAACCTACTCCTCCTGGGAAGAGGAAAGTGGTTGTGGCCACTAACATAGCAGAAGCATCTATTACAATAGATGGGATATATTATGTAGTTGACCCAGGATTTGCAAAACTCAATGTGTATAACCCAAAACAAGGGCTGGATTCACTGATCATCACACCAATATCTCAAGCATCTGCTAAACAGAGGGCAGGGCGTGCTGGACGCACAGGCCCAGGAAAGTGTTATCGTCTATATACTGAGAGTGCCTATCGCAATGAAATGCCCCCGACAACTACTCCAGAAATTCAGAGGATCAACTTGGGATGGATGGTCCTCAATATGAAGGCAATGGGAATAAACGATCTAATGTCATTTGACTTCATGGACCCCCCAGCACCTCAAGCACTCATAACTGCCATGCAACAACTGTACAACCTTGGTGCCTTAGACGAGGAGGGTCTCCTTACTACAGTAGGGAGAAGGATGGCTGAGTTTCCACAAGAACCACCACTTTCAAAGATGCTCCTTGCTAGTGTGGACCTCAGATGCAGTGATGAAATACTGACCATCATTGCAATGATTCAAACTGGGAACATATTCTATCGGCCAAAGGAAAAACAAGCTCAAGCAGATCGGAAAAAGGGCAACTTTTTCCAGCCAGAAGGGGATCATATCACGCTGCTCACTGTGTATGAAGCATGGAAAGCAAAGCAATTTTCAGGTCCATGGTGCTATGAGAATTTTGTTCAGTTAACATCCCTAAGGAGAGCACAGGATGTGAGGAAACAGCTCCTTGAGATCATGGACAAGTACAAACTTGACGTTGTCTCTGCCGGGAACGATCTGACCAAGGTGAGGAAAGCCATCACTGCTGGTTTCTTCTTCCAGGCTGCCAGGAAGGATCCACAGGGAGGATACAGGACCATTGCTGATCATCAGCAGGTTTATATCCACCCAGCCAGTGCACTCTTCCAGCAGCAGCCTGAGTGGGTTATCTATCATGAAATCGTCATGACCACGAAAGAGTACATGAGGGAGTTGACAGCCATTGACCCAAGATGGCTTGTTGAACTGGCACCGAGCTTCTACAGATCTGTAGACCCAACGAACATCAGTAAGCGGAAGCGCCAAGAAAGGATTGAGCCTCTGTATGATAGATACCACGAGCCAAACTCATGGCGCCTCAGCAAGCGCCGcgg GTCACAATTTCAGCCTGAGAATCCTAGAGGAGAAGACCTTCCTCCCTTGACGCTCTCCATGGATTAG